In one window of Bemisia tabaci chromosome 4, PGI_BMITA_v3 DNA:
- the LOC109037937 gene encoding uncharacterized protein isoform X1 has translation MISCEPVPVSDKFSETANTSTTNSSFQSCLDSAEWFNVDALKPVHDQKQLHAVAENLKKLCTCYKKTEHKNREHKELIATVLRDFDKFSEKLATVNAKKIKPKETLAENRRFAAPTRNSRYKLIQKNCHKKKNPPRLHVKAKALEDSLTEKMEKYLIKNLKMKDDPEKVVSKGKEDQYCHRMVGDLIGDSDNKSFNPSFPDTIVPKIKDLERIFNTLKKSVETNSATINSEETIPLEIDAKTVETISSLISYTILKISKKKLREDFERIQKEIDAIDSNWKLDASSKRENFQESRCEANIIKTVTDQIENIQNQVEQISQTSKLLNDEMLRQKENIINLDGRINEITSPKKIFDFEALKKEEWFLSGDQCHGNPDFWIAKLLRNIETLAHQLKNEKTFQGDTFKESTEEDFKESINSTKQLDTRHQKNMHSPMNNIVDTEFPQENIRYKQHRSNIHPPSNNLMCSSEIKKIAGQKSSAIRRMKRYDYYPKTDNSSRVGSTKQLNLRRSAKMETSSLRRPMKFLNTSNNKHRHEDKSEKGDSPQTESFSPLLAHLFAADPDFITDLIGKEVEKRIPELIRINKIPKLLDEIAFQAIKKYHNASAEVPFTVTRGKLTHQTPRVNIRYLEIKKKSSLTRKNIFNYSHEVNENKLQDNQFRKRASSDDLRMGRGASKGDSQKRTFENQPFRKSENSSSKGIDQTRAQDKLSYPNLHWKKENLELYSEEFLAAIKRSFVEIISHEIKKSITELVRKETSPGNEKKDPVGLKDTSATSLKPLWGSTSRELIKNEPASALSIVTTGKLQSSYNIASTTDLTSQITLDCVQQFFDAVKTMKIQKNPLLDNEKISIDMKEESRQKLKPADRPAENSRQGSNIQPNLFVPLPGIHILDSFLSGQVLGSSSLPTEEKKIPAEGESNCCECITGQNCPQTLSMKKTDSKNCSDTSTCKCSSEFSNSSCD, from the exons ACAGCGAATACTTCCACAACCAACAGTAGTTTTCAATCCTGTCTTGATTCTGCCGAATGGTTTAACGTTGATGCTCTAAAACCAGTCCATGATCAAAAACAGCTTCATGCAGTtgcagaaaatttgaagaag CTGTGCACATGTTACAAAAAAACTGAACATAAGAACCGTGAGCACAAAGAGCTTATTGCAACGGTGCTTCGggattttgacaaattttctgaaaaact CGCAActgtaaatgcaaaaaaaattaaacctaaAGAAACTTTGGCCGAAAACAGAAGATTCGCAGCTCCCACTAGAAATTCAAGGTATAAATTGATTCAGAAGAATTgtcataagaaaaaaaaccctcccCGCTTACATGTGAAAGCTAAAGCGCTTGAAGATTCACTGACAGAAAAGATGGAGAAATACTTGATCAAGAATCTAAAAATGAAAGATGATCCAGAAAAAGTAGTGTCAAAAGGGAAAGAAGATCAATATTGCCACAGGATGGTTGGGGACCTAATTGGAGACAGTGACAATAAAAGCTTTAACCCGTCTTTCCCAGACACAATTGTACCTAAGATAAAAGATCTAGAGAGGATATTTAATACACTCAAAAAGTCAGTCGAGACAAATTCAGCAA CAATAAATAGTGAAGAGACCATTCCATTAGAAATTGATGCAAAGACTGTTGAGACTATAAGCAGTTTAATTAGCTAcactattttaaaaatttcgaaaaaaaagctGAGGGAAGATTTTGAGAGGATCCAAAAGGAAATCGATGCAATTGACAGCAACTGGAAACTGGATGCTTCCTCTAAAAGG gagaattttcaggaaagtcgGTGTGAGGCTAATATAATAAAAACCGTGACAGACCAAatagaaaatattcagaatcaAGTCGAGCAAATATCACAGACGAGCAAACTCTTAAATGATGAAATGTTAcgacaaaaggaaaatattatt AACCTAGATGGGAGAATAAATGAAATCACTTCacccaaaaaaatatttgattttgaagctttaaaaaaagaagaatggtTTCTTTCTGGTGACCAGTGTCatggaaatcctgatttttggatAGCAAAACTATTGAGAAACATTGAAACTTTGGCCCATCAATTGAAGAATGAG AAAACATTTCAAGGTGACACTTTTAAGGAATCAACGGAGGAGGATTTTAAAGAAAGCATTAATAGCACAAAACAACTGGACACCAGGCatcaaaaaaatatgcattcaCCCATGAATAATATTGTTGACACTGAATTTCCCCA GGAAAACATACGTTATAAACAGCATAGATCCAATATTCATCCTCCGAGCAATAATTTGATGTGTTCCTCGGAGATCAAGAAAATTGCTGGTCAAAAAAGCTCTGCCATAAGGAGGATGAAAAG GTATGATTACTATCCAAAAACTGACAATAGTTCAAGAGTTGGCTCAACGAAACAGCTTAATTTACGTAGATCCGCCAAAATGGAGACGTCATCACTGAGGAGgcccatgaaatttttgaacacttCAAACAATAAGCACCGCCATGAGGACAAATCAGAAAAAGGAGATTCTCCCCAAACTGAATCTTTTTCTCCCTTACTTGCTCATTTGTTTGCTGCTGATCCTGATTTTATAACTGACTTAATAGGAAAAGAAGTAGAGAAACGAATCCCAGAGCTAATTAGGAtaaataaaattccaaaattgttAGATGAGATAGCTTTTCAGGCTATTAAAAAGTACCATAACGCTTCTGCTGAAGTACCTTTTACAGTGACTAGAGGAAAGCTAACACATCAAACCCCACGAGTTAACATTCGATACCTTGAgatcaagaaaaaaagttccCTTACCCGAaagaatattttcaattattctcATGAAGTCAATGAAAACAAGCTCCAAGATAACCAGTTTCGAAAAAGAGCGAGCAGTGATGATTTAAGGATGGGAAGAGGAGCAAGCAAAGGTGATTCACAGAAGAGAACATTTGAAAATCAGCCCTTcaggaaaagtgaaaattcaAGCTCTAAGGGAATAGATCAGACGAGAGCACAGGATAAACTCTCTTACCCGaatttgcactggaaaaaggaaaatttggaGCTTTACTCCGAGGAATTTCTAGCTGCCATTAAACGGTCTTTTGTGGAAATAATAtcacatgaaataaaaaaatccatcaCGGAGTTGGTGAGGAAAGAAACTTCaccaggaaatgaaaaaaaagatccTGTCGGGCTCAAAGATACTTCTGCCACTAGCTTGAAACCATTGTGGGGATCTACATCTCGAGAGTTGATAAAGAATGAACCTGCATCAGCACTATCGATTGTCACGACAGGTAAACTTCAGAGCTCATACAATATTGCGTCTACAACAGACTTAACCTCGCAAATTACTCTTGACTGTGTTCAACAGTTCTTTGATGCAGTTAAGACTATGAAGATCCAAAAAAATCCTCTACTAGACAACGAGAAAATCAGCATTGACATGAAAGAGGAAAGcagacaaaaattaaaacctgCTGATCGTCCAGCAGAAAATTCCAGACAAGGATCCAACATACAGCCAAACCTTTTTGTTCCTCTGCCAGGCATTCATATACTCGACAGCTTTTTGAGCGGCCAAGTTCTAGGTTCGAGCTCATTGCCtactgaagaaaagaaaattcccGCTGAAGGAGAATCTAACTGTTGCGAGTGCATAACAGGGCAAAACTGCCCACAGActctttcaatgaaaaaaactgACAGTAAAAATTGCTCTGACACTTCGACCTGCAAAtgttcctcggaattttcaaattctagCTGCGATTAG
- the LOC109037938 gene encoding pre-mRNA-splicing factor Syf2, translating into MEASSSSGTEVNDGCSTSPVSAKEKLAERMKKLKELHNKRNEARQLNHQEVVEEDKRNKLPSNWEARKRKAEWILNDEKMREEAAEKNEDYDRLKLLNVSAVDAERFERLKKKKNADPGFSDYEQATARQYNRLVRNLKPNMEIYEKQKTELGGAFYGDKNTILHGLHKDSKEGIDRMVEDLEKQIAKRKKFSRRRTHNDDADIDYINERNMKFNKKLERFYGEHTVEIKQNLERGTAI; encoded by the exons ATGGAGGCGAGCAGTTCCTCAGGAACGGAAGTCAACGATGGCTGCAGTACGTCCCCAGTCTCTGCCAAAGAGAAACTTGCGGAGAGAATGAAGAAACTCAAAGAACTCCACAACAAAAGA AATGAAGCTAGACAATTGAATCATCAAGAAGTTGTGGAAGAAGATAAAAGAAACAAACTACCTAGCAACTGGGAGGCCCGAAAAAGAAAAGCAGAGTGGATcctaaatgatgaaaaaatgcgAGAAGAAGCTGCTGAAAAG AATGAAGATTATGACCGGCTCAAACTCCTCAATGTCTCAGCGGTAGATGCAGAACGGTTTGAACgtctgaaaaagaagaaaaatgctgATCCAGGATTCTCAGACTATGAGCAAGCAACTGCCCGACAATATAACAGATTAGTGCGCAATTTGAAGCCAAATATGGAAATTTATGAGAAACAGAAAACTGAACTGGGAGGTGCTTTCTACGGAGACAAAAACACCATTCTACACGGTTTGCACAAAGATTCAAAAGAAGGCATTGATAGAATGGTCGAGGATTTAGAAAAACA GATTGCTAAGCGCAAGAAGTTCAGCAGACGACGTACGCACAATGATGATGCTGATATTGATTACATAAACGAAAGAAACATGAAGTTCAACAAAAAATTGGAGAGATTCTATGGGGAACACACAGTTGAAATCaagcaaaatttggaaagaggCACTGCAATTTAA
- the LOC109037937 gene encoding uncharacterized protein isoform X2, whose protein sequence is MEKYLIKNLKMKDDPEKVVSKGKEDQYCHRMVGDLIGDSDNKSFNPSFPDTIVPKIKDLERIFNTLKKSVETNSATINSEETIPLEIDAKTVETISSLISYTILKISKKKLREDFERIQKEIDAIDSNWKLDASSKRENFQESRCEANIIKTVTDQIENIQNQVEQISQTSKLLNDEMLRQKENIINLDGRINEITSPKKIFDFEALKKEEWFLSGDQCHGNPDFWIAKLLRNIETLAHQLKNEKTFQGDTFKESTEEDFKESINSTKQLDTRHQKNMHSPMNNIVDTEFPQENIRYKQHRSNIHPPSNNLMCSSEIKKIAGQKSSAIRRMKRYDYYPKTDNSSRVGSTKQLNLRRSAKMETSSLRRPMKFLNTSNNKHRHEDKSEKGDSPQTESFSPLLAHLFAADPDFITDLIGKEVEKRIPELIRINKIPKLLDEIAFQAIKKYHNASAEVPFTVTRGKLTHQTPRVNIRYLEIKKKSSLTRKNIFNYSHEVNENKLQDNQFRKRASSDDLRMGRGASKGDSQKRTFENQPFRKSENSSSKGIDQTRAQDKLSYPNLHWKKENLELYSEEFLAAIKRSFVEIISHEIKKSITELVRKETSPGNEKKDPVGLKDTSATSLKPLWGSTSRELIKNEPASALSIVTTGKLQSSYNIASTTDLTSQITLDCVQQFFDAVKTMKIQKNPLLDNEKISIDMKEESRQKLKPADRPAENSRQGSNIQPNLFVPLPGIHILDSFLSGQVLGSSSLPTEEKKIPAEGESNCCECITGQNCPQTLSMKKTDSKNCSDTSTCKCSSEFSNSSCD, encoded by the exons ATGGAGAAATACTTGATCAAGAATCTAAAAATGAAAGATGATCCAGAAAAAGTAGTGTCAAAAGGGAAAGAAGATCAATATTGCCACAGGATGGTTGGGGACCTAATTGGAGACAGTGACAATAAAAGCTTTAACCCGTCTTTCCCAGACACAATTGTACCTAAGATAAAAGATCTAGAGAGGATATTTAATACACTCAAAAAGTCAGTCGAGACAAATTCAGCAA CAATAAATAGTGAAGAGACCATTCCATTAGAAATTGATGCAAAGACTGTTGAGACTATAAGCAGTTTAATTAGCTAcactattttaaaaatttcgaaaaaaaagctGAGGGAAGATTTTGAGAGGATCCAAAAGGAAATCGATGCAATTGACAGCAACTGGAAACTGGATGCTTCCTCTAAAAGG gagaattttcaggaaagtcgGTGTGAGGCTAATATAATAAAAACCGTGACAGACCAAatagaaaatattcagaatcaAGTCGAGCAAATATCACAGACGAGCAAACTCTTAAATGATGAAATGTTAcgacaaaaggaaaatattatt AACCTAGATGGGAGAATAAATGAAATCACTTCacccaaaaaaatatttgattttgaagctttaaaaaaagaagaatggtTTCTTTCTGGTGACCAGTGTCatggaaatcctgatttttggatAGCAAAACTATTGAGAAACATTGAAACTTTGGCCCATCAATTGAAGAATGAG AAAACATTTCAAGGTGACACTTTTAAGGAATCAACGGAGGAGGATTTTAAAGAAAGCATTAATAGCACAAAACAACTGGACACCAGGCatcaaaaaaatatgcattcaCCCATGAATAATATTGTTGACACTGAATTTCCCCA GGAAAACATACGTTATAAACAGCATAGATCCAATATTCATCCTCCGAGCAATAATTTGATGTGTTCCTCGGAGATCAAGAAAATTGCTGGTCAAAAAAGCTCTGCCATAAGGAGGATGAAAAG GTATGATTACTATCCAAAAACTGACAATAGTTCAAGAGTTGGCTCAACGAAACAGCTTAATTTACGTAGATCCGCCAAAATGGAGACGTCATCACTGAGGAGgcccatgaaatttttgaacacttCAAACAATAAGCACCGCCATGAGGACAAATCAGAAAAAGGAGATTCTCCCCAAACTGAATCTTTTTCTCCCTTACTTGCTCATTTGTTTGCTGCTGATCCTGATTTTATAACTGACTTAATAGGAAAAGAAGTAGAGAAACGAATCCCAGAGCTAATTAGGAtaaataaaattccaaaattgttAGATGAGATAGCTTTTCAGGCTATTAAAAAGTACCATAACGCTTCTGCTGAAGTACCTTTTACAGTGACTAGAGGAAAGCTAACACATCAAACCCCACGAGTTAACATTCGATACCTTGAgatcaagaaaaaaagttccCTTACCCGAaagaatattttcaattattctcATGAAGTCAATGAAAACAAGCTCCAAGATAACCAGTTTCGAAAAAGAGCGAGCAGTGATGATTTAAGGATGGGAAGAGGAGCAAGCAAAGGTGATTCACAGAAGAGAACATTTGAAAATCAGCCCTTcaggaaaagtgaaaattcaAGCTCTAAGGGAATAGATCAGACGAGAGCACAGGATAAACTCTCTTACCCGaatttgcactggaaaaaggaaaatttggaGCTTTACTCCGAGGAATTTCTAGCTGCCATTAAACGGTCTTTTGTGGAAATAATAtcacatgaaataaaaaaatccatcaCGGAGTTGGTGAGGAAAGAAACTTCaccaggaaatgaaaaaaaagatccTGTCGGGCTCAAAGATACTTCTGCCACTAGCTTGAAACCATTGTGGGGATCTACATCTCGAGAGTTGATAAAGAATGAACCTGCATCAGCACTATCGATTGTCACGACAGGTAAACTTCAGAGCTCATACAATATTGCGTCTACAACAGACTTAACCTCGCAAATTACTCTTGACTGTGTTCAACAGTTCTTTGATGCAGTTAAGACTATGAAGATCCAAAAAAATCCTCTACTAGACAACGAGAAAATCAGCATTGACATGAAAGAGGAAAGcagacaaaaattaaaacctgCTGATCGTCCAGCAGAAAATTCCAGACAAGGATCCAACATACAGCCAAACCTTTTTGTTCCTCTGCCAGGCATTCATATACTCGACAGCTTTTTGAGCGGCCAAGTTCTAGGTTCGAGCTCATTGCCtactgaagaaaagaaaattcccGCTGAAGGAGAATCTAACTGTTGCGAGTGCATAACAGGGCAAAACTGCCCACAGActctttcaatgaaaaaaactgACAGTAAAAATTGCTCTGACACTTCGACCTGCAAAtgttcctcggaattttcaaattctagCTGCGATTAG